The Gaiellales bacterium genome window below encodes:
- a CDS encoding MBL fold metallo-hydrolase has translation MKIRWHGQSAYTLTGAEHTVAIDPFGDMGPLLGGRLRFAYPPVPEHEAHLLLVTHEHRDHTGVEAIAGDPHVVRSTAGRFETPVGEVVAIASEHDEEAGTSRGPNTIFVFTLDGVRVCHFGDFGQTALRPEQRDAIGPVDLLFLPVGGGPTIGADQAAEITRTLDPRWVVPMHYRTPAIDFLETADEFLALHDTVAETGPEHRLEQDGERATGVLHMAPPDPGD, from the coding sequence ATGAAGATCCGTTGGCACGGGCAGTCCGCCTACACGCTCACCGGCGCGGAGCACACGGTCGCCATCGACCCCTTCGGCGACATGGGCCCGCTCCTCGGCGGCCGCCTCCGGTTCGCGTATCCGCCCGTGCCCGAGCACGAGGCGCACCTGCTGCTCGTCACCCACGAGCACCGCGATCACACCGGCGTCGAGGCGATTGCGGGCGACCCGCACGTCGTCCGCTCGACGGCCGGCCGCTTCGAGACGCCGGTCGGCGAGGTGGTGGCCATCGCCTCCGAGCACGACGAGGAGGCGGGCACGAGCCGGGGCCCGAACACGATCTTCGTCTTCACCCTCGACGGCGTCCGCGTCTGCCACTTCGGCGACTTCGGCCAGACGGCGCTCCGGCCCGAGCAGCGCGACGCGATCGGCCCGGTCGACCTGCTCTTCCTGCCCGTCGGCGGCGGCCCCACGATCGGCGCCGACCAGGCCGCCGAGATCACCCGGACGCTCGACCCGCGCTGGGTGGTGCCGATGCACTACCGCACCCCGGCGATCGACTTCCTCGAGACCGCCGACGAGTTCCTGGCGCTGCACGACACCGTGGCCGAGACCGGCCCCGAGCACCGGCTCGAGCAGGACGGCGAGCGGGCGACCGGCGTCCTCCACATGGCCCCACCGGACCCCGGGGATTGA
- a CDS encoding MerR family transcriptional regulator, with protein sequence MTPNEKTAAEEGTEAPFRIGELARRVGATPRTVRYYEELGLLPDRGRSEGAHRLYDEEDEARLADLIRVRDLLGLTLAELRDWMDAEAARAVLRERWHGPDALASEDRAQILGESLRHVETQVSLVRARRAALEQLEDELLEKRRRIRMLRDEFEEQV encoded by the coding sequence ATGACTCCGAACGAGAAGACCGCCGCCGAGGAGGGCACCGAGGCACCCTTCCGCATCGGGGAGCTCGCCCGCCGGGTCGGCGCCACGCCGCGCACCGTGCGCTACTACGAAGAGCTCGGCCTGCTGCCTGACCGCGGCCGCTCCGAGGGCGCCCACCGCCTGTACGACGAGGAGGACGAGGCCCGGCTCGCCGACCTGATCCGCGTGCGCGACCTGCTCGGCCTGACCCTGGCCGAGCTGCGCGACTGGATGGATGCCGAGGCCGCCCGCGCCGTCCTGCGCGAGCGCTGGCACGGCCCGGACGCGCTCGCGTCCGAAGACCGCGCCCAGATCCTGGGCGAGTCGCTGCGCCACGTCGAGACGCAGGTCTCGCTGGTGCGCGCCCGCCGGGCGGCGCTCGAGCAGCTCGAGGACGAGCTCCTCGAGAAGCGGCGCCGGATCCGGATGCTGCGCGACGAGTTCGAGGAGCAGGTGTGA